In a single window of the Nicotiana tomentosiformis chromosome 8, ASM39032v3, whole genome shotgun sequence genome:
- the LOC138897559 gene encoding uncharacterized protein: MSFEALLRLDKFTKLFPVHFSSTPPEDTQDYLNRCHEVLRNMGIVETNGVDFAEFQMTGSAKRWWRDYILTRPVGLPALTWEQFSQLFLEKLLPITLREDFHKQFERLQQGSMTVTQYESHFVDLARHALLLLPIKGERVRRSIEGLTHPIRLHMAKETRSQILFQVAANVARRIEMVLTQEKGRRSDKRPRQFGGFSGASSGGGIALGWRVTDLNRTLAIIPAPVSSPPAQPARVLMQDGKVIAYASGQLKVNEKNYPVHDLELEAIANVVADALSRKAMSIASLAYILDGERPLAADVQTLANQFVRLDVSETHSGSSLHSRSIFFI, from the exons atgtcttttgaggccttattgagactggataagtttactaagctttttccagttcacttcagtagtaCACCTCCTGAGGACACACAAGATTATCTTAACCGCTGTCATgaggtgctgcgaaacatgggtatagttgagaccaatggggtggaTTTTGCTGAATTTCAGATGACGGgatccgccaagagatggtggagagattatatattgaccagaccagttggattgcctgcacttacctgggagcagttctctcagctatttctggagaagttacTTCCTATCACACTCAGAGAGGATTTTCataagcaatttgagcgtctacagcagggcagtatgactgttactcagtatgagtctcattttgtggatttggctcgtcatgctctccttttactacctattaAGGGAGAGAGGGTGAGAAGGtctattgagggactcactcaccctatcaggcttcatatggccaaggagaccagaagtcAGATTTTgtttcaggtggctgctaatgtcgcgaggaggatcgagatggttcttacacaggAGAAAGGGcggaggtctgataagaggcctcgtcagtttggtggtttcagtggtgcctcatctggag gaggtattgccctaggttggcgagtaacagatctcaacAGGACTcttgccatcataccggcaccggtttcttcaccgcctgctcagccagctagag tattaatgcaagatggcaaggtgattgcatatgcatcaggGCAGTTGAAAGTaaacgagaagaattatcctgttcatgacttagaattggaagccatt gccaatgtggtggccgatgctttgagtagaaaagctATGAGTATAgccagtcttgcgtatattctggatggtgagaggccattagctgcagatgttcagactttggctaatcagttcgtgaggttagatgtttcagaaacCCATTCGGGTTCTAGtttgcacagtcgctcgatcttctttatatga